Proteins encoded by one window of Winogradskyella sp. PG-2:
- a CDS encoding ATP-binding protein, with the protein MINKRLLIKHLLAHNDENSFYDKKRKIDIGFKEGKAKFLKHICALSNSNPKNNSYIVIGVQDEDNKIIGVDFFDDSKIQNLINAYLSNPPIVQYENIPFPHLPDDKVVGLVTIRPNDDITSLRKNIWKYYGGSVFFRDGSMSMPKVFDIEIKDVNSKIVSAIENHAQNNIELTLDGVFDFMNKRQDFNPKYKVFKEYFVLCWSGDKKHVKDETFYSRVDIELINEQVRLFYSALDEVAISFTEDSFKIVEYVRLGLQQSYKYYKLEEKTIHFDDNANYSIEAHLIFEPPQFDKKVLHHIYNTNNAILEKLEKNITLAEHESNDLKNLAASYLICYLNGFEDALPKLDYAKPYIKKYDDSLYNSYKDTIRILRKVKYS; encoded by the coding sequence AAAGAAGGAAAAGCTAAGTTTTTAAAACACATATGTGCCCTTTCCAATAGCAATCCTAAAAACAACTCGTATATCGTTATTGGCGTACAAGACGAAGACAATAAAATTATTGGTGTTGACTTCTTTGATGACAGTAAAATTCAAAACCTTATTAATGCATATTTAAGCAATCCACCAATTGTACAATACGAAAATATCCCATTTCCACATTTACCAGATGATAAAGTAGTTGGTTTAGTTACTATAAGGCCCAATGACGACATTACATCACTCAGAAAAAATATTTGGAAATATTATGGTGGTTCTGTTTTCTTTAGAGATGGTAGTATGAGTATGCCCAAGGTTTTTGATATTGAGATTAAGGATGTAAATTCTAAAATTGTTTCTGCCATAGAAAACCATGCTCAGAATAATATTGAACTCACGCTCGATGGTGTTTTTGATTTTATGAATAAACGGCAAGACTTTAATCCTAAATACAAAGTCTTTAAAGAATATTTTGTCCTCTGTTGGTCTGGTGATAAAAAACACGTAAAGGATGAAACCTTTTACTCTAGAGTAGATATAGAGCTTATAAATGAGCAAGTCCGTTTGTTTTATTCAGCATTAGATGAAGTTGCGATTTCTTTTACTGAAGATTCATTTAAGATCGTTGAATATGTTCGACTTGGACTTCAGCAATCTTATAAATATTATAAGCTTGAAGAAAAAACAATTCATTTTGATGATAATGCAAATTATTCTATTGAAGCTCACCTAATTTTCGAACCTCCTCAATTTGATAAAAAGGTATTGCATCATATTTATAATACTAATAATGCCATCCTTGAAAAGCTCGAAAAAAACATCACACTTGCAGAGCACGAGTCTAATGATCTAAAAAATTTGGCTGCGAGTTATCTCATTTGTTATCTCAATGGTTTTGAAGACGCATTACCAAAGCTAGATTATGCAAAGCCATATATTAAGAAGTACGATGATAGTCTTTACAACTCATATAAAGACACGATTAGAATATTACGCAAAGTAAAATACAGTTGA
- a CDS encoding DUF1501 domain-containing protein has product MERRKFLKNTALASSLFFVPSFVKAFESVAAERLGYKRLVIVQLAGGNDGLNTIIPYNNDIYYNARPRLAITKDIIKLNDDLGFHPSLGPLRSLFDIGELSIINNVGYPNPVRSHFRSMDIWQTASGSNEYLQSGWLGRYLDLHGKKPYNTIEMDEQLSLAMKGEHFNGIATSNYKVLYNSSKDPYFKNVLNHYNDAHLSDHNLGYLYQTMIEAKSSANYIYENTKVKLSQEDYPQNKFAKQLKNVAQFINSGLETKVFYTSLGGFDTHANQNNKQTRLLSQYAESVSSFVKDLKRNNTFEDTLILTFSEFGRRVKQNAANGTDHGAANAVFVIGKKLKKAGFYNNLASLSDLDNNGDLKYEIDFRTIYATILSEWLEADDTTILNQSFNKLNFI; this is encoded by the coding sequence ATGGAAAGACGTAAATTTTTAAAAAATACCGCATTAGCAAGTAGCTTGTTCTTTGTGCCTAGTTTTGTAAAGGCATTTGAGTCTGTGGCTGCTGAAAGATTAGGTTACAAACGACTTGTAATTGTTCAATTAGCAGGTGGTAATGATGGGCTTAATACTATAATTCCTTACAATAATGACATCTATTATAATGCTAGGCCAAGGTTAGCAATTACTAAAGACATCATAAAATTAAATGATGATTTAGGGTTTCACCCAAGTCTAGGACCTTTAAGGTCTTTATTTGATATTGGAGAACTATCCATTATTAACAATGTAGGTTATCCAAATCCCGTGCGATCACATTTTAGATCAATGGATATCTGGCAAACAGCTAGTGGATCTAATGAATATTTACAAAGTGGATGGTTAGGACGTTATTTAGATTTACACGGTAAAAAACCTTATAATACAATTGAAATGGATGAGCAATTAAGCTTGGCTATGAAAGGAGAACATTTTAATGGCATTGCAACAAGCAATTATAAAGTATTATATAACTCTTCTAAAGACCCATATTTTAAAAATGTCCTTAATCATTATAATGATGCTCACTTGAGTGATCATAATTTAGGGTATTTATATCAAACAATGATAGAAGCCAAGTCTTCTGCGAATTATATTTATGAGAATACTAAAGTGAAGTTATCTCAAGAAGACTATCCTCAAAATAAATTTGCAAAGCAACTTAAAAATGTGGCTCAGTTTATTAACTCTGGCTTAGAAACGAAAGTGTTTTATACTTCTTTAGGTGGTTTTGATACACATGCAAATCAAAATAATAAACAAACAAGATTATTATCTCAATACGCTGAAAGTGTTTCTTCATTTGTAAAAGATTTAAAAAGAAATAACACTTTTGAAGATACTTTGATTTTAACTTTTTCAGAATTTGGAAGACGTGTAAAACAGAATGCAGCAAATGGTACAGATCATGGAGCTGCTAACGCTGTTTTTGTAATAGGTAAAAAGTTAAAAAAAGCAGGTTTTTATAATAATTTGGCAAGTCTGAGTGACTTAGATAATAACGGTGACTTAAAATACGAAATAGACTTTAGGACTATTTACGCTACCATTTTAAGTGAATGGTTAGAAGCTGATGATACTACTATTTTAAATCAATCTTTTAATAAGCTCAATTTTATATAA
- a CDS encoding DUF1800 family protein, producing MKQRELQHLNWRAGFGLSPKTHTPQNRKKTVDTLFEASKSISHINVDLSFLEGIKPLDLKNNPKLAKELRDKSRKKVLELNYAWIDRLINPKEVLRERMTLFWANHFVCKDNSIVFIKKYNNTLRTHALGDFRAFVKAISKEAAMLKYLNGKQNRRAKPNENFVRELMELFTLGIGHYSEKDIKESARAFTGYNHDFKGSFKFRKFQHDNGFKTFFGNTGNFSGDNIIDIILEKRECAHFISDKVYRYFVNPTPNKKHIDAMTNVFFKDYDIEKLMRFVFMSDWFYNEENIGAKIKSPIDFLVGIANTVSIKFERQKDLLKLQKLLGQTLLDPPNVAGWKGDKGWIDANTIMVRLKLPSVMLNNAMISLKEHGDFNDSFREKYFKRKKVNYLLKPYQTGMHFLKNLNQ from the coding sequence ATGAAACAGAGAGAACTTCAGCATTTAAATTGGCGTGCAGGTTTTGGATTGAGTCCTAAAACACATACGCCTCAAAACAGAAAAAAAACCGTTGATACTCTTTTTGAAGCATCTAAATCTATTTCTCATATTAATGTAGACCTATCTTTTTTGGAAGGTATTAAACCATTAGACCTAAAAAACAATCCAAAATTAGCAAAGGAGCTCAGAGACAAAAGCAGAAAAAAAGTCTTAGAACTTAATTATGCTTGGATAGACCGGTTAATTAATCCAAAAGAGGTATTGAGAGAGCGAATGACATTATTTTGGGCAAATCATTTTGTCTGTAAAGACAATAGTATTGTTTTTATTAAGAAGTATAATAATACATTGCGAACGCATGCATTAGGTGATTTTAGAGCTTTTGTGAAAGCTATTTCTAAGGAAGCGGCAATGCTTAAATATTTAAATGGAAAACAGAATAGAAGGGCAAAGCCAAATGAGAATTTTGTACGCGAATTGATGGAACTCTTTACCTTAGGTATAGGTCATTATTCTGAGAAAGATATAAAGGAAAGTGCTAGGGCTTTTACAGGTTATAATCACGACTTTAAGGGAAGTTTTAAATTTAGAAAATTTCAACACGATAATGGTTTCAAAACTTTTTTTGGAAATACAGGAAATTTTTCTGGTGATAATATCATTGATATAATATTAGAAAAAAGGGAATGTGCTCATTTCATTTCGGATAAAGTCTATCGCTATTTTGTAAACCCAACACCAAATAAAAAACATATTGATGCTATGACTAATGTTTTTTTTAAAGATTATGATATCGAAAAATTAATGCGCTTTGTTTTTATGTCAGATTGGTTTTACAACGAAGAGAATATTGGTGCCAAAATAAAATCGCCCATTGATTTTTTAGTAGGAATAGCAAATACGGTCTCAATTAAATTTGAACGACAAAAGGATTTATTGAAGCTTCAAAAATTACTTGGACAAACCTTATTAGATCCACCAAATGTTGCTGGTTGGAAAGGAGATAAAGGGTGGATTGATGCTAATACGATAATGGTTCGTTTAAAACTACCCTCAGTAATGCTCAATAATGCAATGATTTCATTAAAAGAACATGGTGACTTTAATGATAGTTTTAGGGAAAAATACTTTAAACGAAAAAAAGTAAATTACCTTTTAAAACCATACCAGACTGGGATGCATTTTCTAAAAAATTTAAATCAGTAA
- a CDS encoding OmpA family protein, with the protein MSKKTSYLLGILLTIIIGTLLYCYLCDDCHCFPSGEEAIIEDTNSIVEPEVIPATRNAFTISDADGDFNIEINDNFNFKTSNFSILEPIATGVTSEVARLKDYLLANPLKDIDITGYYRSDETNNSAYPNLGLARANAVKNYLISQGVPSKQIDTHGQLNDDINPDDASTLFGPLKFGIVTFEEGATDEVLEAACEAIRKNPLVLYFKTGEAQISLTAKQRQMIADMSRCFDKLGVKVQVTGHTDNTGDADNNVVLGQQRADFAKSYLVRNGILDSNVEASSKGQTVPIADNNTEEGRTKNRRTVITIN; encoded by the coding sequence ATGAGTAAAAAAACATCTTACCTTTTAGGTATTTTACTTACTATCATTATTGGTACTTTATTGTATTGCTATTTATGTGACGATTGTCATTGTTTTCCTAGTGGAGAAGAAGCAATAATTGAAGATACAAATAGTATAGTAGAGCCTGAAGTTATTCCTGCCACTCGAAATGCATTTACTATTTCCGATGCTGATGGAGACTTCAACATTGAAATTAATGACAATTTTAATTTTAAAACATCGAACTTTTCAATCTTAGAACCAATTGCAACAGGTGTTACATCTGAAGTTGCTAGGTTAAAGGATTATCTTTTGGCAAATCCTTTAAAGGATATTGATATTACGGGTTACTATCGTAGTGATGAAACTAACAATTCTGCCTATCCAAACTTGGGATTAGCAAGAGCAAATGCGGTTAAGAATTACTTGATATCGCAAGGTGTGCCTTCTAAACAAATTGATACACACGGACAGCTTAATGATGATATCAATCCTGATGATGCAAGCACATTATTTGGACCATTAAAATTCGGTATTGTAACCTTTGAAGAAGGAGCTACAGATGAAGTTCTTGAAGCTGCATGTGAGGCTATTAGAAAGAATCCTTTGGTATTATACTTTAAAACAGGAGAAGCACAAATTAGCCTAACGGCAAAACAACGTCAAATGATTGCTGATATGTCTCGTTGTTTTGATAAACTAGGCGTTAAAGTCCAAGTAACAGGTCATACAGACAATACCGGAGATGCTGATAACAATGTAGTACTAGGTCAGCAACGTGCCGATTTTGCTAAGAGCTATTTAGTAAGAAATGGAATTTTAGATAGTAATGTAGAAGCCTCTTCTAAAGGCCAAACAGTACCTATAGCTGATAATAATACTGAAGAAGGACGTACTAAAAATAGACGTACAGTAATAACAATTAACTAA